Within bacterium, the genomic segment CAGCTTGCGTAAGCTCAACATTGCCGGCGATTGGCCATCAGTTGGCTCGGTGAGGCACTTGGAGATGTAGTATGGGCCCTGGATGCTTTCGACGACTTCTTTGATGGTGATTTCGTGCGACGGTTTGCCGAGGGTGAAACCACCCTTGACACCGCGGTGCGAACGAATCAGTCCGGAACGCGACAGTGACTGAAATATCTTGGCCAAGAACTTCTCAGGCACTTTTTGATTTTCAGAAATCTCAGATAGCGGCG encodes:
- a CDS encoding Rrf2 family transcriptional regulator, with the translated sequence MQFTKAEEYGIFGIMYLASQPPGRITPLSEISENQKVPEKFLAKIFQSLSRSGLIRSHRGVKGGFTLGKPSHEITIKEVVESIQGPYYISKCLTEPTDGQSPAMLSLRKLLEEAQARLLKVFSEHTIKDLTDWQD